From Zea mays cultivar B73 chromosome 3, Zm-B73-REFERENCE-NAM-5.0, whole genome shotgun sequence:
gtgatatagcattggcactcggcaaagaagcaagctttgccgagtgcttacaAAATGCACTCGGTAAAGGAACTGACAAAGGGGCCTGCGGGTGATCCATTTGCCGAGTGCTAGTTCAGCGGGAACTCGGGAAAGatagagcctttgccgagtgccacctaatACGCTCGGCAAAGGATCTGGTAAAGGGGCCCATAGGGATCTTCTTTGCCAAGTGTATGTACAGTGGACACTCGACACAGGCTTCGTCGCCATTACCTGGCGTCGTGAcagcgacttttctttgccgagtactgggTGATACTCGGTAAAGACTTTGCCAAGTGCacgataaaaagtactcgacaaagaagtcgtagctgatgtacagttcgccgagttttttttgccgagtgtcagacttCGCAAAGTCTTCAACGAGTGTTTTCGAGGCTTTACCGAGTGCTTGAGATACTGGACAAAGAAGCTGATTCTAATAGTGACCGGCGACCATGGGTCGCCGCAGCTTCCCCTACCACAAGCTCAAGAAGCTCCTCCCCGCTGTCGCCCCCTCTCCTCCCCGTCCTCCTGCCACGATGGCAGGCTCTGCTACCGCCGCCGCCATTAAGGACTCATACCGGTCCTACTACTTTGCGGTGGCGAGGCGGCGGAGCAGGCGCCTGAGGAGGGCGAGAGTCTGGGGTGCCCTGGCGCGCGCGTTGTGGcagagggcggcggcggccggggccCTGGTGCGCGCGTCGGCCGCCAGGGTGGCGTGCTGGCTGAGGAACGGTCGGCCCTACGTCGGTGACCTCTTCGTCGGGAACTACATGTTCCTGCAGGTGGCGCCGTCGCCGATGACGATCACGGGCGGCGGCACCGTGGTGCCCTTCGCGCAGTACAACTACGGCTGTAAGGCCAGGGCCGTGCATCTGCACCGCTACCCTACTGGGGCGGTGCTCTACGAGACATAGCGACGTGCCACTACAGCTCCGTTGTTCAGCCAACGATGGATGACTTCGTCGCTGGCCTGTGTTGTGTTGAAATATGGgtaaataaatgttgttattcagTTTGGATTTGGAATTTTGTCTTTTTGGCGAAATTTTCCTTCGCAATTGCTTGTTTCCCGTCCTGTCTCACTTTGTTGACCCATCAAAACAGCCATGCCATGTCCTGAGATATGTTCGGAACATGCGTTCTACTAGCATGCAAGTCGGCTGTCAGAGGAGGTAGCAATTGAATGAATCGGTAAGTCTTTGTTTGTGTACAAGCGAGATCTGATTCATGGTACAAACTGATGCTGCTGTGCTGCTGCGACGAATCTCCAAGAATGCGAGTGAGCTGAACAGAGAGGAGAGAAAACAATGTGGGCTGCCTAGCTGCATCGCGTTAAATGACCTTTGAACTGAGCTGGGAGACAGTTCAGGGTTCACCCTTCTAATCGTGTTCCGTTGATTAAGGAGGTTGAACCGTATTCTGGAAGGGGCCTTGATTTTGAATAGGGGATATTGACATGTTTGTTTTGGCTTCtcagcagcttctggccaccagaaTCTGCTGCTGACTGTCAAACACCTAATGTTTTAAATAGCTTTTATAAGAATCATTTTGGTAATAACCATATAAAATTATGTGAACAAAAAATCGGTCGAGTCGTTACGAAAATAGAAATCCTTCATTTTCTAGATCCTAAACCGTATAAACATCTTCATCTTCATCCACACGTAATTCGtacgatactcagattctctccaCAGTAAAATTCTTAGAAAAGCTCATCAGataaaagctgaaacaaacaggctcAAAGGGTACTGCGTAAGTCCATATGTCCATGGTGGCTACACAGGAGATAAAGCACACTACATTAGATTTGAGGCTGGTCACCATTTACGGCAAAAAGATTTTGGAGTTTTAACATATAACACGTACTATTATTTAAGCTGCAAGTTATATGCTTATCAAAGAACAAGCAGGAAGCAATCCAAATACTTAACATTTGACAAATCATATGAACGAGAAGAACAGAAGTTAACAAATCGTATGTTCTGAACAAGGATCGGCGGAGAGAATTTATGAAGAAAGAAACTTGAAAGCAGGGTACCATTAGAAGAGTGCTGCTCTTGGTATAACCATTGAGCGTTTCCTACGATATTGTTGCAAAATGTAAACAAGGCTAAAAGAACAACAGAAGACACCTGAGGCAAATATCCCATCTGTAATAAAGCCATTGTATTGAGGCAAATATCCCATCTGTAATAAAGCTGCACTATTAGATGGCTGTAGTTGAGGCAAATATCCCATCTGTAATAAAGCTCCACATACCGAAGACTGCTGCATTGGACTTGCATTGCGCATATTAGATGGCTGTAGTTGAGCTTTTTATGCTTTCTGAGCCTTCCTTTCCTTTCTTGTATCGACCCATTTGACAACCAATGGCACAGTAGAACCCTACAAAATGTATCAGAGCTTGTTGGAATATGTAGAAAGAAATGGGTTTCCTAAAGAAATTCAGAAAATTCATATAGTAACTGTCAAATGGGCTATCTGAAAATACAAAAGGGAGATTTAATCCATAATTTATCTACAAATTGaatcataataataatataatagttAAACGGTCATAAAATTCAGCCTTTACCCAATCCCACCCACATCACTATTTTGTGCTTAGTctcaaattgaaagggaaatgaagtttCAGGCAAAGGAAGCTCTTCCACTCCGTTCGGTATCAACATCCTTTGTTCCAACTCATGTTCTTAATTGCTATATCTTTTTGTCATATTATTAAAAGGGCGAGGAATTATTTGCCCCTATTTTTTTTCCTTAATGCCAAAGGGTGAAAAATTATtcggccaaagcaaaaggatcgcatcACCTTCTTGTTTTTAAAATTTTTAGTCTTCCAAATtggtaccttttttatttgtgaaaaccctcttgaaagctaagaggagaaaaaCTTTTCTATGCCAAAGGGGAGATTTTTTTACTCAGGGGAGCAATTATTTGGCcaaggcaaaaacatttgaaaaaCGGAGAGAACTTTTCAAACTTAAGAAATGCTTGAGAAAATGCAAATTATAATTCTTTGGGCCAAAAGCAAAAGACTTTTAAAAGGGTCTTATAAAAAGATTGCAAAATCAAAattcaagtggtgcaaatgtggtataAAATGTTAATCATTTTAAAACAATTCATATTCACTTAGAAATGCTTCTAACCTAGCATCTTATGAACACTTGAAAGATTGCAAACGAGTTACAATTTACATGTTTCCTATTTTGCTTTGGTtggtatcaatcaccaaaaaggggaagattgaaagggaaatggccctaAATCCAtttctatatttgttttggtGCTTGCTGACCATCACAACCATATGGAATAACCATCTTGCTAAGTTCTTGGTTCACAGGTTCATAAGATCATCAACAAAGGTTCTAAGTCCATAACAAGCTAAGTTCTAGCCAAAAAGGGGTGAACTTTAGAGAAGACAAACTATCAGTAGTTCACCaatttggataagttctaaacacCCCTTAGCACATATTTGAACCAACCAAAGAAGATAGAAAGCTTAGGATTTAAGTTTCACACTTTTGGAGCCAAGTTGAGCCAAAACGGAATACAAGATAAATAATTCAAAACAACCAAGATCTGTTTCTTAGACTAGTTGGCTAGTCACTAGAAATATATGTCTAAGTCATGTTAACACCCTCAAGTGCAGCTAGATAAATTTGAACAAGAATTGGACAAGCTTACAAAGATTGGGCTAAACTGTGGAGCACCAGACCGGTCTAGTGGTGCACTGAATCGTTTACACGGAGAGCATGATATGAAACACCCTTAAGTTCTCTTGCATTGTGCTTGATTCTAAATCAATTGTGTTGCTCCCAAAGTAAAATTCGATAATAATAAGAGCAACACTTGCAAGAAGAACATCTCTCCCTCACTTCGATAGTTTTGCTTCTTGTTCTAACACCTAATCGGGGTTTTAGTTTTTGTAGTTTGTGATAAATTTtatgttttgcctattcaccccctccatGCGTATTTCATGAAGGTGAAGGTCATATGGGTTCGTGCCGATGGACCAGGAGCAGCGAAGGTTGAGCAATGAGTCTTGATCGAGGCTCTAGAGAAGCGGAGTGACTGGCACCTAGGGACAGCGACAGGCGCAAGGACATGGCGGAGCGAATCGTGTCATCGACACGGTCGCAAACCGGTAGGACACATGTTAAGACGTGGTGACGCGTTTGAGCACGCTACCCGCGGTGGTTTCGATGGTTGAGGCTCAAAACCACTCAGTGTGATAGTTCGCGGGTTTCATTGAATTTAGGCCTCAAAATCCGGCAGTGTGGTTCCAGAAGGAATCAGAGGAGACATGTGGCCCATTTTGACGCTGACTGAGTGGATATGCACTATGTAtctaggggtagtttaggaaAGAGGAATAACTCTCTATACATAGGAGGGGACGACTGAACCGTTTAGCCATCTCTTTTAACATTTCATTACCCCTTTAGCTTATAATCTTCATTCTGCGACTCGCTTGTTTTGTTTGACTTATCTATGTCACATGAACTTTTCATATCTCTTGGGTGTTATTTGGATTTTTTGGAGTTTGGGGTGTGACATTGAGAAACAAGACGGTTGCCCAAGCACAAAGATTTTATTGCCTCCCACTCACTCATATCTAGTCACCTTATTTGATCCTTAATGTTTGAAACAGAGGAAGTATTATTTATATTGATCAAATTTAAAATTATTTTATTATTCCGAGGGCCTAAACTAATCATCTGTTCCTTTCACACAGGATGTGATGTCAAATTACCGCAGGCCAGATCAATCAAGCTGGGGTTGGCAAATTATTTTATTCTTTTGAATAGAACGAATCCAACGGTGGTGCACACTAAATAGTAGACAATTACAACATGAATGATACTATAGCACACACTAGTAGTTGTGTTTTTTCATTATTTTTTTACTTCAAGCAGTAAAACAGAAGCTCTGTTATATGGACGAAGAAACCAATGACAACAAAACTCGGATAGTATGATGCTCGTGCGTTCCGACGGCATATAAATTATTATCTAATAAAATGTTAGTGCACAATGTGTCTAGAGCATAAATGAAGAAAAAAGGAAAGGAAAATTCTGTATGAAGGAAGAGATAAAAGGAAATCTTGAAAGGAATATCAGTATAATCCCAAACTAAtaagcattcggtttgccttctaaaaccgggtgtgacagacatGGCGGAGCGGATCGTGTCATCGACACAGTCGCGGACCGGCAGGACACATGTATAAGACGTGGTGACGCGTTTGAGCATGCTACTCGCGGTGGTTTCGATGGTTGAGGCTCAAAACCACTCAGCGTGATAGTTCGTGGGTTTCACTGGATTTAATCCTCCAAATCCGGCAGTGTGGTTCTAGAGGGAACCAGAGGCGACATGTGGCATCATCATAAAGGGTACGTCAAGCTGAAGCAACTTTGTGAAGAGGGTGTGGCCGTCAGATCAACACATCAAGAGTTGGCCCATTTTGACGTTGGTTGAGTGGATATGCACTATGTAtctaggggtagtttaggaaAGAGGAGTAACTCTATACATAGGAGGGGAGGACTGAACCGTTTAGCCATCTCTTTTAACATTTCATTACCCCTTTAGCTTATAATCTTCATTTCCCTTTATATTTTGTTAGGAGATCCTTAGATGCTTTGAACCATGATATCTAAGTTCATGCGATCTTGAGGAAATGTGGTCGTAACCACACGTTTCCCTCTGGTTTTTTTTCAATTCATGCAAATCTGGTTTTGTTTTTTAGTTATTTCTTCTCCTCTCTATCCATCTAGTTTTGGTTTTCGAATTCACCTTTGCCTTCACAAGTTTGGGGAATGTTTTTAGGTTAATCTTTGGTTTAGAAGTTGTTCTGGATTCATTGTAACCTTGGGCATGAGATGATCCAACTTATGGAAAGTTTTCTAACAAGTTTGTTCTTTTGAGAAAACACCAACTAAACCTCAAGTAAAGTTCGAGTTTCTAATATGACATTGAATTTTAAACTCATTTGAGCTCAAATTTTTTGGACACCTTAGAAACACCTTTCAAAGATGTGTGCCAAATTTTGGCTCAATCGGAGTCTGCTTGGATTGATTTTGTATTCTAGAAGACTAGAACTTTGATTCGAGATGCTAAAAGCAGCATGAGTAAGGGGCACATTGTCGGGTCGTTCTAGACTTTTCGATGGCCATTCAGCGACTCGCTTGTTTTGTTTGACTAGTGTATGTCACATGAACTTTTCATATCTCTTGGCTGTTATTTGGATTTTTGGAGTTTGTGGTGTGACATTGGGAAACAAGACAATTGTCTGAGCGCAAAATTTTATTGGCTCCCACTCACTCATATCTAGTGCCTGTTTGGGAGGGCTCTCGAGCCACTCTAGCTCCAGCTCCTTACTAGGGCCCTCCCAAACGGCGTATGGAAAATAGCTCCGTCCAAGGAGCGTGAGCCGGTTTTCACGTCAGGAGCCAGATCCTAGAATTCTAGCTCCTGCAGTGCTCCACGCCTTCACTCCCACGTGCGTTCTTTGACCAGCGCGTCTCTGGATCAGCGTTGCCGCCAATCACTGGCCACGAGCACCCCGAGTCCCCGAGCAACGAGCATGCCTCCTCTGATCCCAAACCCAAGGCTTTCAACGGGTGTGTTTTGCATCAGAATATTTTGTACATTAACTTTTCAACATGTAATATTTTTTACCATAACTTTTCTCTCCATACATTAAATCAATAAATACAAGCGGAGCTGTTTTGCCAAACAATTTTTACAAAAGGCACTAGCTCCTGCAGAGGAGCTACTTCTTGTAAGGAGTCAGAGCTAAAGTTGTTtgtagaggagccagagccctaccaAACGGGCTCCTAGTCACCTTATTTGATCATTAATGTTTGAAACAGAGGAAATATTATTTATATTGATCAAATTTAAAATGATTTTATTATTTTTAGGGCCTAAACTAATCATCTGTTCCTTTCACACACAGGATGTGATGTCAAATTATCGAAGGATCAATCAAGCTAGGGGTTGGCAAATTATTTTATTCTTTGGAGTAGAACAAATCCAACAGTGGTGCGTACTAAAACAGTAGACAATtacaacatgaacaataatatagCACACACTAGTAGACAATTACAACAGAAACTCTATTATATGGATGAAGAAACCAACGACAATAAAACTTGGAtatatattgtcggggaccataattaggggtatcctcaagacgcctaattctcagctggtaacccccatcagcataaagctgcagaggcctgatgggtgcgattaagacagggatcagtccatacgagcgactcgatcacgcctcgcccgagcctagcctcgggcaagggcagccgaccccgaaggggtttccgtctcgcccgaggccccccttcaacggcggacacatctccggcttgcccgaggccttgccttcgctaagaagcaaccctgactgaatcgccgcaacgaccggccaagtcgcaggagcatttaacgcaaaggaagccaggccctgccaaaggcaccataggaagctccgcccgacccagggctcggactcgggctgagccccggaagacggcgaactccgctccgcccgacccagggctcggactcgggctgagccctggaagacggcgaactccgctccgcccgacccagggctcggactcgggctaagccccggaagacggcgaactccgctccgcccgacccagggctcggactcgggctaagccccggaagacgacgaactccgctccgcccgacccagggctcggactcgggctaagccccggaagacggtgaactccgctccgcccgacccagggctcggactcgggctaaggccccggaagatgacgaactccgcttcgcccgacccagggctcggactcgggctaaggccccggaagacgacgaactccgcttcgcccgacctcaggggctcgaactcggcctctgcggacgacctccgcctcgcccgacctaggggctcggactcggcctctgctgacgaccttcgcctcgcccgacccaggggctcggactcagcctctgctgacgacctccgcttcgcccgaccccaggggctcggacaCGGCCTctgcgaacgacctccgcctcgcccgacccaggggctcggactcggcctctgctgacgacctccgcctcgcccgacccaggggctcggactcggcctctgctgacgacctccgcctcgcctgacccaggggctcggactcggcctcggccatggaagacagactcgaccccggcttcggaggagcctccacgtcgcccaacctagggcacaggccagccacgtcgacaggaagcgccatcatcaccctaccccgagccgactcgggccgcagagagcaagaccggtgtcccatctggctagctccgccagataggcaatgatggcgcaccgctagccccgtgacgacggcggctctcagctctcttacggaagcagggcgacgtcagcaaggacacaaccgttccaacagctgtccctccgccaggctccgtcgctcctccgacagccacgacatcacgccagcagggtgccaagatctctccggctgccacattggcatgtacttagggcactagctctccccccgctagacacgtagcactctgctacacccccattgtacacctggatcctctccttacgcctataaaaggaaggaccagggccttcttagagaaggttggccgcgcggggacgaggacggggacaggcgctctcttggggccgctcgcttccctcacccgcgtggacgcttgtaaccccctactgcaagcgcacccgacctgggcgcgggacgaacacgaaggccgcgggattcccacctctctctcgccggactccggcctcctcgctcctttccccccttcgcgctcgcccacgcgctcgacccatctgggctggggcacgcagcacactcactcgtcggcttagggaccccccggtctcgaaacgccgacagttggcgcgccaggtaggggcctgctgcgtgttgacgagcagcttcccgtcaagctccagatgggcagtctccaacaacctctccaacccgggatggtgctccgtttcgggagtcttgagttcatgtccctcgacggcagctacgacatgatactccttccaccgccgcgcgacaacgacaatggtggccgacaacccgccctccggcggcggaatcgacgacatcttccccgcgcggtggaagaacgatgttcgagctcgccccgtcctctcccccgccaacggaggaggaggtggggcaaccaaggccgggCGGATggtcgcgcttcgtcggctgtcgagcgaattgacgtccccagcgccccaacggagggcgcgtcgggcgtcgacctcgcgttcgagacgaaggcgagcgccgtccccccacgacacgccaatcccgagcaagtggacgacgccagcgagctcgcggagggcctgcaggacgtcgccctcgtacctaggacgacggcgcgatcagcccccgatgtgactacgccgctcctcgtcgaccaaaaggtaccgaccgattcccatcctacattatttcgactcggcctcaacccgcctagcgacctcgctttggcgggcgctctcgttgaggcgagtgcaacccctctggggtttcgtatgtggtcgctttgggaccggttgacggacgtctcgacctacgggccctctgggtctgaggaagatgacgatcccagcctctgttgggatttctctggatttggcaacccagtgccatgcgggactttatgaccgcatgtgactactgcctctccgactgttccgacggtagccgcagccttgacgacaaggactgcggcccaagccgcgaatgtttccacgtcgagctaggggatcctgccgaaggcaaccacctcggcatgccggaggacggtgatctccctaggccggcgcctcgcgccgacatcccgcgggagctagctgtggtccccgttctggcggggggtcacgacccacagctcgagcaagtccgcggggcgtaggccaggctcgacgagg
This genomic window contains:
- the LOC103650782 gene encoding uncharacterized protein, translating into MGRRSFPYHKLKKLLPAVAPSPPRPPATMAGSATAAAIKDSYRSYYFAVARRRSRRLRRARVWGALARALWQRAAAAGALVRASAARVACWLRNGRPYVGDLFVGNYMFLQVAPSPMTITGGGTVVPFAQYNYGCKARAVHLHRYPTGAVLYET